In Pseudomonas sp. MYb327, one DNA window encodes the following:
- the yghX gene encoding YghX family hydrolase, with protein MSRLTAKDFAPQLLELYDYYAHGLINRREFLDRAALFTLGGLTASALLASLSPNYALAEQVEFTDPDIIAEYITYPSPKGHGQVRAYLVRPAKVTGKVPAVVVVHENRGLNPYIEDVARRLAKAGFIALAPDGLTSLGGYPGNDDKGRELQAKVDPEKLMNDFFAAIEWLMKHDAGSGKVGITGFCYGGGVTNAAAVAYPELGAAVSFYGRQPETKDVARIKAPVMLHYGELDTRINEGWPAYEKALKAEGKTYEAFIYPGANHGFHNDSTPRYDDAAANLAWDRTLGWFRKYLV; from the coding sequence ATGAGCCGTCTCACTGCGAAAGACTTTGCCCCGCAACTGCTGGAACTCTACGACTATTACGCCCACGGCCTGATCAACCGGCGGGAGTTTCTCGACCGTGCGGCGTTGTTCACCCTCGGCGGTTTGACCGCCAGTGCGCTGCTGGCGTCCTTGAGCCCGAATTACGCACTTGCCGAGCAGGTCGAGTTCACCGACCCGGACATCATCGCCGAGTACATCACCTACCCCTCGCCCAAGGGCCACGGGCAGGTCCGTGCTTATCTGGTTCGCCCGGCCAAAGTCACCGGCAAGGTACCGGCTGTAGTGGTCGTGCACGAAAATCGCGGGCTCAATCCCTACATCGAGGACGTCGCGCGGCGTTTGGCCAAGGCCGGTTTCATTGCCCTCGCCCCGGATGGGTTAACCTCGCTAGGGGGCTATCCCGGCAACGACGACAAGGGCCGGGAACTACAGGCGAAGGTCGATCCCGAAAAGCTCATGAACGACTTTTTCGCTGCCATTGAATGGCTGATGAAACATGACGCCGGCAGTGGCAAAGTCGGTATCACCGGGTTCTGCTACGGCGGCGGCGTCACCAATGCGGCGGCGGTGGCTTATCCGGAACTGGGCGCTGCCGTGTCCTTCTACGGCCGTCAGCCGGAAACCAAAGACGTCGCCCGCATCAAGGCGCCGGTGATGCTGCACTACGGCGAACTGGATACGCGCATCAACGAAGGCTGGCCAGCGTATGAGAAAGCCTTGAAAGCCGAAGGCAAGACTTATGAAGCCTTCATTTACCCAGGGGCCAATCATGGTTTCCACAATGATTCGACGCCGCGTTATGACGATGCGGCGGCGAACCTGGCCTGGGATCGGACCTTGGGGTGGTTTCGCAAGTATTTGGTTTGA
- the glcD gene encoding glycolate oxidase subunit GlcD, translated as MNILYDERVDGALPDVDKNALIQALQTQMPELEILHQQEELKPYECDGLSAYRTTPMLVVLPREIEEVQGVLRLCHERQVSVVARGAGTGLSGGALPVEKGVLLVMARFNQILHIDPASRTARVQPGVRNLAISQAAAQYGLYYAPDPSSQIACSIGGNVAENAGGVHCLKYGLTVHNVLKVDILTVDGECLSLGSNALDSPGLDLLALFTGSEGMLGVITEVTVKLLPKPQSAKVLLAAFDSVEKAGRAVGDIIAAGIIPGGLEMMDNLAIRAAEDFIHAGYPVDAEAILLCELDGVEADVRDDCNRVRQVLEQAGATEVRQARDEAERVRFWAGRKNAFPAVGRLSPDYYCMDGTIPRRELPGVLHAIAELSAEYGLRVANVFHAGDGNMHPLILFDANQPGELDRAEALGGKILELCVKVGGSITGEHGVGREKINQMCAQFNSDELTLFHAVKAAFDPSGLLNPGKNIPTLHRCAEFGAMHVHMGQMPFPGLERF; from the coding sequence ATGAACATTCTCTACGATGAACGCGTTGATGGCGCCCTGCCTGACGTCGACAAAAATGCGCTGATACAGGCCCTGCAAACGCAGATGCCGGAGCTGGAGATCCTGCACCAGCAAGAAGAACTCAAGCCGTACGAATGCGATGGGCTTTCTGCGTACCGAACCACGCCAATGCTCGTGGTGCTGCCGCGCGAAATCGAGGAGGTCCAGGGCGTGTTGCGACTGTGTCACGAGCGGCAGGTCTCGGTGGTCGCCCGGGGTGCCGGAACCGGTTTGTCCGGCGGCGCCTTGCCCGTGGAAAAAGGCGTGTTGCTGGTGATGGCGCGTTTCAACCAGATTCTGCACATCGACCCCGCCTCCCGCACGGCTCGGGTTCAGCCGGGAGTGCGCAACCTGGCGATTTCTCAGGCCGCCGCCCAGTATGGCTTGTACTACGCGCCAGACCCGTCCTCGCAAATTGCCTGCTCCATCGGCGGCAACGTCGCGGAAAACGCCGGTGGCGTACATTGCCTCAAGTACGGCCTGACCGTGCACAACGTGCTCAAGGTCGACATTCTCACCGTCGACGGCGAATGCCTGAGCCTCGGTTCGAACGCCCTCGATTCGCCCGGCCTCGACTTGCTGGCGTTGTTCACCGGATCCGAGGGCATGCTCGGCGTGATCACCGAAGTCACGGTCAAACTGCTGCCCAAACCGCAGTCGGCCAAAGTGCTGTTGGCGGCATTCGATTCCGTTGAAAAAGCCGGGCGTGCGGTCGGCGACATCATCGCTGCCGGCATCATCCCCGGTGGCCTGGAGATGATGGACAACCTGGCAATTCGCGCGGCCGAGGACTTTATCCACGCCGGCTACCCGGTAGATGCCGAGGCCATACTGCTCTGTGAACTCGATGGCGTTGAAGCCGATGTGCGTGACGATTGCAACCGCGTACGCCAGGTGCTGGAACAGGCCGGCGCCACCGAAGTGCGCCAGGCCAGGGACGAGGCCGAGCGTGTGCGCTTCTGGGCCGGGCGCAAGAATGCCTTTCCGGCGGTGGGTCGCCTGTCGCCCGACTATTACTGCATGGATGGCACCATTCCACGCCGTGAGCTGCCCGGCGTGTTGCACGCCATCGCCGAGCTGTCGGCCGAGTACGGCTTGCGGGTGGCCAACGTATTTCACGCCGGTGACGGCAACATGCACCCGCTGATTCTGTTCGACGCCAATCAACCCGGTGAACTCGACCGCGCCGAAGCCTTGGGCGGCAAGATTCTTGAGTTGTGCGTGAAAGTCGGCGGCAGCATCACTGGTGAGCACGGTGTTGGACGCGAGAAAATCAACCAGATGTGCGCGCAATTCAACAGCGATGAGCTGACGTTGTTCCATGCGGTTAAAGCTGCGTTCGACCCGAGCGGCCTGCTCAACCCCGGCAAGAACATTCCGACGCTGCACCGCTGCGCCGAGTTTGGCGCCATGCACGTTCATATGGGTCAGATGCCCTTCCCGGGACTGGAGCGTTTCTGA
- the glcF gene encoding glycolate oxidase subunit GlcF gives MQTTLSERARQLPRAEEADSILRTCVHCGFCNATCPTYQLLGDELDGPRGRIYLIKQVLEGNEVTQKTQQHLDRCLSCRNCETTCPSGVDYHNLLDIGRAVVDAAVPRPIGQRLLREGLRAVVPRPELFKSLVGSGQMFRALLPDMLQSKLPRSASPARARPTTRHARHVLMLEGCVQPGLSPNTNVAAARVLDRLGISVTAAREAGCCGAVDYHLDAQAAGLDRARHNIDAWWPSIEEGAEAIVQTASGCGAFIKDYGHLLSRDPVYAEKAKTVSALARDLVEVLRNEPLERLGIHSAQRLAFHCPCTLQHAQKLGGAVETLLERLGFNLTFVPDGHLCCGSAGTYSLTQPELARQLRDNKMNALESGYPEIIVTANIGCQSHLDGAGRTPVRHWIELVDAASH, from the coding sequence ATGCAGACCACATTGAGCGAACGTGCCCGCCAACTCCCCCGCGCCGAGGAAGCCGACAGCATCCTGCGCACCTGCGTGCACTGCGGTTTTTGCAACGCCACCTGCCCGACTTATCAATTGCTCGGTGATGAACTGGACGGCCCGCGTGGACGCATCTACCTGATCAAACAGGTGCTGGAGGGTAACGAGGTCACGCAAAAAACCCAGCAACACCTGGACCGCTGCCTGTCGTGTCGAAACTGCGAAACCACCTGCCCTTCCGGCGTCGACTATCACAACCTGCTGGATATAGGCCGCGCGGTGGTCGATGCAGCGGTGCCGCGTCCGATCGGCCAGCGTTTGTTGCGCGAGGGATTGCGCGCCGTGGTGCCCCGTCCAGAGCTGTTCAAAAGCCTGGTCGGCAGTGGTCAGATGTTCCGGGCGTTGCTGCCGGACATGTTGCAAAGCAAGTTGCCGCGCAGTGCATCGCCGGCCAGAGCGCGCCCCACCACCCGCCATGCCCGACACGTACTGATGCTGGAAGGCTGCGTGCAACCGGGACTGTCGCCCAATACCAACGTGGCGGCTGCGCGGGTGCTGGATCGACTCGGAATCAGCGTCACTGCGGCCCGCGAGGCCGGTTGCTGCGGAGCCGTGGATTATCATCTCGACGCTCAGGCTGCCGGCCTCGATCGTGCCCGCCACAACATCGATGCCTGGTGGCCCAGCATTGAAGAAGGCGCCGAAGCCATTGTGCAGACCGCCAGCGGCTGCGGTGCTTTTATCAAGGATTACGGGCATCTGCTCAGCAGAGATCCGGTGTATGCCGAGAAAGCCAAAACCGTCAGTGCACTGGCCCGGGACCTGGTGGAAGTGTTGCGGAACGAACCACTGGAACGACTCGGGATCCACAGTGCCCAGCGTCTGGCGTTCCATTGCCCATGCACATTGCAGCACGCGCAAAAACTCGGTGGCGCAGTGGAAACGCTGCTTGAGCGCCTGGGTTTCAACCTCACGTTCGTGCCCGACGGCCACTTGTGTTGCGGCTCGGCGGGCACTTACTCGCTGACCCAACCGGAATTGGCCCGCCAACTGCGCGACAACAAGATGAATGCCCTGGAAAGCGGCTATCCCGAAATCATTGTCACGGCCAATATCGGCTGTCAGTCGCACCTCGACGGGGCTGGCCGAACGCCGGTGCGGCACTGGATCGAACTGGTCGACGCCGCGTCGCACTAA
- a CDS encoding aldo/keto reductase, which yields MSDPDGYTRRKILTLAAGVSAVFTFGPAGAQTTSTTETGGKTMQTRAIPSSKELLPIVGLGTYRGFDVAPSDPAYRELPAVLHALFEKGGTVVDSSPMYGRAEQTTGELLSIHEPRSPAFLATKVWTRGREEGIAQMEQSFKLLQTDRIDLMQIHNLLDWQIHLPTLRHWKEAGRIRYIGITHYTSSAYEEVEAVLKAEPLDFLQINYALDDRAVEKRILPLCRENGVAVICNRPFGGGGLIGRLKGKPLPGWAAEVGAKSWPQLALKFLLSNSAVTCVIPGTGNPRYMTENAGAGFGPMLTDAHRHQLIALVE from the coding sequence ATGAGCGACCCTGACGGTTACACCCGCAGGAAAATACTCACGCTGGCTGCCGGTGTTTCGGCGGTCTTCACGTTTGGTCCGGCCGGGGCGCAAACCACGTCGACGACCGAAACAGGAGGCAAGACCATGCAGACCCGCGCTATTCCATCCAGCAAAGAGCTACTGCCCATTGTCGGGTTGGGCACCTATCGCGGTTTTGATGTAGCGCCTTCGGATCCCGCCTACAGAGAATTGCCCGCGGTACTGCATGCGTTGTTCGAAAAGGGTGGAACGGTGGTTGATAGCTCGCCGATGTATGGGCGCGCCGAACAGACCACGGGCGAACTGCTGTCGATCCATGAGCCGCGCTCGCCGGCGTTCCTGGCCACCAAAGTCTGGACCCGTGGCCGAGAAGAAGGCATCGCGCAAATGGAGCAGTCGTTCAAGCTGTTGCAAACCGACCGCATCGACTTGATGCAGATTCACAATCTGCTGGACTGGCAAATCCATCTGCCAACCTTGCGGCATTGGAAGGAAGCAGGGCGCATTCGCTACATCGGCATCACCCATTACACCTCGTCGGCCTACGAAGAAGTGGAGGCCGTACTGAAAGCCGAGCCGCTGGATTTTCTGCAAATCAACTATGCCCTGGATGATCGCGCTGTCGAGAAACGCATCCTGCCTCTGTGCCGCGAGAACGGCGTGGCGGTGATCTGTAATCGGCCCTTCGGGGGCGGCGGCCTGATTGGCCGACTCAAAGGTAAACCGTTGCCCGGCTGGGCTGCGGAAGTCGGGGCCAAGAGCTGGCCACAACTGGCGCTCAAATTCTTGCTGTCGAATTCAGCGGTAACCTGCGTCATCCCGGGCACCGGAAACCCGCGATACATGACGGAAAACGCGGGTGCCGGTTTCGGCCCGATGCTCACCGACGCCCATCGCCACCAACTGATTGCGTTGGTGGAATAG
- a CDS encoding L-lactate permease has translation MVWQQIYDPFNNPVISTLMAAVPVVVMLAALAFFHVKAHLAALLALASALVIAIFAFGMPANMAGSAALYGAANGLLPIGWIVLNIIFLHRLTTENGSFKVLQDSLARITDDRRLQLLLIAFCFGAFFEGAAGFGTPVAVTGAILIGLGFSPLAASGLALIANTAPVAFGALGTPIITLAKVTGLDEMELSMMVGRQLPFFSVIVPFWLIWAFAGWRKMLEIWPAILVAGVSFAIPQFLVSNYHGPMLVDVIAALISMACLTGFLKVWKPATVHTSAALTGRVDNSKIDEEHSQKPTATAAFASDNRSAVMRAWMPWIILTVFVFAWGTQGFKNMFDTRPAIDPATSSAKLDPQGKPLREANPIFAPVLTFTTIHQQIEKVPPVVPAPKTEDAVYKFTWFTATGSGILLAAIVGGLLMGYSIPQLISQYVRTLWVVRYSLITITAMLALGFLTRYSGLDATMGLAFAATGIFYPMFGTLLGWLGVALTGSDTASNVLFGGLQKVTAEQLGLSPVLMAAANSSGGVMGKMVDAQSIVVASTATRWYGHEGEILRYVFFHSIILAILVGGLVTLQAYVAPFSSMVVGGH, from the coding sequence ATGGTTTGGCAGCAAATCTACGATCCGTTTAATAACCCGGTGATATCGACCCTGATGGCCGCCGTGCCCGTGGTGGTGATGCTGGCAGCGCTGGCGTTCTTCCATGTCAAGGCGCACCTGGCGGCATTGCTCGCCCTGGCCTCGGCGTTGGTGATTGCCATTTTCGCCTTCGGCATGCCCGCCAACATGGCCGGTTCGGCAGCGTTGTACGGTGCCGCCAACGGTTTACTGCCGATTGGCTGGATCGTTCTGAACATCATTTTCCTGCACCGTCTGACCACCGAAAACGGTTCGTTCAAAGTGCTCCAGGACTCGCTGGCGCGGATCACCGACGACAGGCGCCTGCAATTGCTGCTGATTGCCTTCTGCTTCGGTGCGTTCTTCGAAGGGGCCGCCGGATTCGGTACGCCGGTGGCGGTGACCGGGGCGATTCTGATCGGTTTGGGCTTCTCTCCGCTGGCCGCCTCGGGCCTGGCGTTGATCGCGAATACCGCGCCTGTGGCGTTCGGCGCTCTGGGCACACCCATCATCACCCTGGCCAAAGTCACCGGCCTGGATGAGATGGAACTGTCGATGATGGTCGGCCGGCAACTGCCGTTCTTCTCGGTGATCGTGCCGTTCTGGCTGATCTGGGCCTTCGCCGGGTGGCGCAAGATGCTGGAAATCTGGCCGGCGATTCTGGTGGCGGGGGTCAGTTTTGCCATTCCTCAATTCCTCGTTTCCAACTATCACGGGCCGATGTTGGTAGACGTGATCGCGGCGCTGATCTCCATGGCCTGTCTGACCGGGTTCCTCAAGGTCTGGAAACCGGCCACCGTGCACACGTCCGCTGCACTGACCGGGCGGGTCGATAACTCGAAAATCGATGAAGAGCACAGCCAGAAGCCGACAGCGACGGCAGCCTTCGCCAGCGACAACCGCTCCGCCGTGATGCGTGCGTGGATGCCATGGATCATTCTCACCGTCTTCGTGTTCGCCTGGGGCACCCAAGGCTTCAAAAATATGTTCGACACCCGCCCGGCAATCGATCCGGCCACCAGTTCGGCCAAACTCGATCCTCAGGGCAAGCCGTTGCGCGAAGCCAACCCGATCTTCGCCCCGGTCCTGACTTTCACCACGATTCACCAGCAAATCGAGAAGGTGCCGCCGGTGGTGCCTGCGCCTAAAACCGAAGATGCGGTGTACAAATTCACCTGGTTCACCGCCACCGGTAGCGGCATCCTGCTGGCAGCCATTGTCGGTGGCTTGCTGATGGGCTATTCCATTCCACAACTCATCTCTCAGTACGTGCGAACGCTGTGGGTGGTGCGTTATTCATTGATCACCATTACCGCCATGCTCGCCCTGGGTTTCCTCACGCGCTATTCGGGGCTGGACGCCACCATGGGGCTCGCGTTTGCGGCGACGGGCATTTTCTACCCCATGTTCGGCACCCTGCTCGGCTGGCTCGGCGTGGCACTGACCGGCTCGGACACCGCGTCCAACGTGCTGTTCGGCGGATTGCAAAAAGTCACCGCCGAACAGTTGGGGCTCAGCCCAGTGTTGATGGCCGCCGCCAATAGCTCTGGTGGGGTCATGGGCAAAATGGTCGATGCCCAGTCGATTGTGGTGGCTTCCACCGCAACTCGCTGGTACGGCCACGAAGGGGAAATCCTGCGCTACGTGTTCTTCCACTCGATCATCCTGGCCATCCTGGTCGGTGGGCTGGTGACGTTGCAGGCCTACGTCGCGCCGTTCAGTTCAATGGTGGTAGGCGGACATTGA
- a CDS encoding MFS transporter yields MPNMPQWLDVRPSERAALVLGFAFHFCVLASYYLVRPLRDALGLEGGADKLQWLFTATFLVMLLMVPVFGALASRLPAKRFVPLIYRVIAVSMLVFGLLIANHIAPVMVGRFFFVWISIYNLFIVSIFWSVLVDRFSNEQGRRLFGCIAAGGTLGTFIGPLLAATMATRLGPLALTVAAALLLEVAVRCYRALLSRTHSQSGNPLLDERRMGGSILGGITLILRSPYLLGLVLFMLMHSSAATLLYFEQGRIVAGSYADVGSRTQFFAIVDLTVSVLTLSFQLLLTAPLIRWVGIGGALAALPLATIMAFAAMALAPVPTTVALAQGLRRAVEFAIVRPAREVLWTVVSREEKYKAKNVIETLVYRGGDAASGWLAAGLTALGTGFGLVAVVIVPFAGLWGGLCLWLARQQARRAEPAHPGREIP; encoded by the coding sequence ATGCCCAACATGCCTCAATGGCTCGACGTACGGCCAAGTGAAAGAGCGGCGCTGGTGCTGGGGTTCGCCTTCCATTTCTGCGTGCTTGCCAGCTATTACCTGGTGCGACCGTTGCGCGATGCCTTGGGTCTTGAAGGCGGCGCGGACAAGTTGCAATGGCTATTCACCGCCACGTTCTTGGTGATGCTGCTGATGGTTCCGGTGTTTGGTGCGTTGGCATCGCGACTGCCCGCCAAGCGGTTCGTGCCGTTGATCTATCGGGTGATCGCCGTGTCGATGCTGGTATTCGGCCTGTTGATCGCCAATCACATCGCACCGGTAATGGTCGGGCGGTTTTTTTTCGTCTGGATCAGCATCTACAACCTGTTCATCGTCTCGATCTTCTGGAGCGTGCTGGTTGACCGTTTCTCCAACGAGCAAGGGCGGCGCTTGTTCGGCTGCATTGCCGCGGGCGGCACCCTCGGCACGTTCATCGGGCCGCTGCTGGCAGCGACCATGGCCACCCGTCTGGGCCCGCTGGCGTTGACCGTCGCGGCGGCGCTGCTCCTGGAAGTCGCCGTGCGCTGCTATCGAGCCTTGTTATCCAGGACACATTCACAGTCCGGTAATCCGCTACTCGACGAACGGCGCATGGGCGGCAGCATACTCGGCGGAATCACCCTGATCCTGCGCTCGCCGTACCTGTTGGGGCTGGTGCTGTTCATGCTGATGCACAGCAGCGCGGCGACCTTGTTGTATTTCGAGCAAGGACGAATTGTGGCTGGCAGCTACGCTGATGTAGGCAGCAGGACGCAATTCTTCGCCATCGTCGATTTGACCGTGTCGGTGCTGACCTTGTCCTTCCAGCTGCTGCTGACGGCGCCGCTGATCCGTTGGGTCGGCATCGGCGGGGCGCTGGCAGCGTTGCCGCTGGCGACGATCATGGCTTTTGCCGCCATGGCATTGGCGCCCGTTCCGACAACGGTGGCGCTGGCGCAGGGGCTGCGTCGTGCCGTCGAGTTCGCCATCGTCCGACCGGCGCGGGAAGTGTTGTGGACGGTGGTGAGCCGCGAGGAGAAGTACAAGGCCAAGAATGTGATCGAGACCCTGGTCTATCGCGGCGGCGATGCCGCCAGTGGCTGGTTGGCCGCCGGTTTGACGGCGCTGGGTACGGGATTCGGTCTGGTGGCGGTGGTGATCGTGCCGTTCGCCGGTTTGTGGGGCGGACTATGCCTGTGGCTGGCCAGGCAGCAGGCGCGACGTGCCGAGCCTGCACATCCCGGGAGGGAGATTCCATGA
- a CDS encoding peroxiredoxin, with product MSIRIGDEAPDFTAETTEGKLNFHEWIGNGWAILFSHPKDFTPVCTTELGYLAKLKPEFDKRNTKVLGLSIDPVSDHNKWVGDIEETQGAAVNYPLIGDENLVVAKLYDMIHPNASGGSRTAVDNATVRSVFIVGPDKKVKAMLIYPMSAGRNFDEVLRLLDSLQLNAKHTVATPVNWRPGEDVIIPTSVSDEDAKKKYPDGFKTLKPYLRTVAQPK from the coding sequence ATGTCTATCCGTATTGGCGACGAAGCACCGGATTTCACCGCCGAAACCACCGAAGGCAAGCTCAACTTCCACGAATGGATCGGCAACGGCTGGGCCATCCTGTTTTCCCATCCGAAGGATTTCACGCCCGTTTGCACCACAGAACTGGGTTATCTGGCCAAACTCAAACCGGAATTCGACAAGCGCAACACCAAGGTCCTAGGGCTGAGCATCGATCCGGTCAGCGACCACAACAAGTGGGTCGGTGACATTGAGGAAACCCAGGGCGCCGCCGTCAACTATCCACTGATTGGCGACGAAAACCTTGTGGTGGCCAAGCTCTACGACATGATCCACCCCAATGCCAGCGGCGGATCGCGCACTGCCGTGGACAACGCCACCGTGCGTTCGGTGTTCATTGTCGGCCCGGACAAGAAGGTCAAGGCGATGCTGATCTACCCCATGAGCGCCGGGCGCAATTTCGATGAAGTGCTGCGACTGCTGGATTCGCTGCAACTCAATGCCAAACACACTGTGGCTACCCCGGTGAACTGGCGTCCGGGGGAAGACGTGATCATTCCAACGTCGGTGTCGGACGAGGATGCGAAGAAGAAATATCCGGATGGCTTCAAGACGTTGAAGCCGTATCTGCGCACTGTGGCACAACCTAAGTAG
- the glcE gene encoding glycolate oxidase subunit GlcE codes for MNNEQDFDDSDALLEQVNQALQNATPLRIQGSNSKAFLGRVTAGEILDTRVHRGIVSYDPTELVITARCGTPLAELAQALEAAHQMLPCEPPAFGDAATVGGMIACGLSGPRRPWSGSVRDFVLGTRVITGHGKHLRFGGEVMKNVAGYDLSRLMAGSYGTLGLVTEVSLKVLPKPRQCLSISLDMDSDRALAHLAQWGQQPLPISAACHDGQHLHLRLEGGEGSVAAAHDRLGGELLDASYWADLNEQRLSFFDEDQPLWRLSLPNNTPKLSLPGRQLIDWGGAQRWLKSDAEAGFIRKVVEEVGGHVTCYSHGLIDSPFQPLPAALMRYHRNLKQQLDPRGIFNPGRLYAEL; via the coding sequence ATGAACAACGAACAGGATTTCGATGACAGCGACGCGCTGCTGGAGCAGGTCAACCAGGCATTGCAGAACGCTACGCCGCTGCGCATTCAGGGTTCCAACAGCAAGGCGTTTCTGGGACGGGTGACGGCGGGAGAAATACTCGACACACGCGTCCACCGAGGCATCGTCAGTTATGACCCGACGGAACTGGTGATCACGGCACGTTGCGGCACTCCGTTGGCCGAGCTCGCGCAAGCGCTGGAAGCCGCACACCAGATGCTGCCCTGCGAGCCGCCCGCCTTCGGTGACGCTGCCACCGTCGGCGGGATGATTGCTTGCGGGTTGTCGGGGCCGCGTCGTCCGTGGTCGGGATCGGTGCGGGATTTCGTCCTCGGTACACGGGTCATTACCGGACACGGCAAGCACCTGCGCTTCGGCGGCGAAGTCATGAAGAACGTTGCCGGCTACGACTTGTCACGCCTGATGGCCGGCAGTTACGGCACGCTCGGGCTGGTCACCGAAGTGTCGCTCAAAGTCCTGCCCAAACCCCGGCAATGCTTGAGCATCAGCCTCGACATGGACAGTGACCGCGCCTTGGCGCATCTGGCGCAATGGGGCCAGCAACCGTTGCCCATCAGCGCTGCATGTCACGACGGGCAGCATCTGCACCTGCGGCTGGAGGGCGGCGAAGGTTCGGTTGCCGCGGCCCATGACCGTTTGGGCGGTGAGCTGCTGGACGCTTCCTATTGGGCTGATCTGAACGAGCAGCGCTTGAGTTTCTTCGATGAAGACCAGCCTCTTTGGCGGCTGTCCTTGCCGAACAACACACCTAAACTGTCGTTGCCCGGGCGACAACTGATCGACTGGGGTGGCGCCCAACGCTGGCTCAAGTCCGATGCCGAGGCCGGATTCATTCGCAAAGTGGTCGAAGAGGTCGGCGGGCATGTGACCTGCTACAGCCATGGTTTGATTGACAGCCCGTTCCAACCATTGCCGGCCGCGCTGATGCGCTACCACCGCAACCTCAAGCAGCAACTTGATCCACGGGGCATTTTCAACCCCGGTCGCCTGTACGCGGAGCTTTGA
- a CDS encoding glucarate dehydratase family protein, which yields MKIKRVTVTPIAFRDPPLLNASGIHEPFALRSIIEIESDNGYIGLGESYGDAPALAIQQQLQTQLIGLDPFNLNQLRAIVQATVAANKPASIAGAELAPGSHASKAVSNAYSAFEVAFLDLQAHYLNVPLVDLLGGAIRDEIPFSAYLFFKYAQHVDSPYKPDNWGEALNEEQIVAQARRMIEAYGFKSIKLKAGTLPPEHEVSCIKALKKAFPGYPLRIDPNGNWSLETSIRMAELLGDDLQYYEDPTPGLEGMAELHKRTGLPLATNMVVTDFDEFRRSVAQNSVQIVLADHHYWGGLRDTQALAKMCDTFGLGVSMHSNSHLGISLMAMAHVAASVPNLDYACDTHYPWQEPDEEVIKGGKLAIIDGCVKITRAPGLGLELDHDQLGKLHDQYLTCGIRQRDDVKQMQRYKPDWKALKPRF from the coding sequence TTGAAAATCAAACGAGTCACCGTCACCCCGATTGCCTTCCGTGATCCGCCATTGCTCAACGCCAGCGGTATACACGAACCCTTCGCGCTGCGTTCGATCATCGAGATTGAAAGCGACAATGGCTACATCGGTTTGGGTGAAAGTTACGGCGACGCACCGGCGCTGGCGATCCAGCAGCAACTTCAAACGCAACTGATCGGCCTCGACCCGTTCAACCTCAATCAACTGCGCGCAATCGTGCAGGCGACGGTAGCGGCGAACAAACCGGCAAGCATCGCCGGTGCGGAATTGGCACCCGGTTCCCACGCCAGCAAAGCGGTGAGCAATGCCTATTCGGCCTTCGAGGTGGCGTTTCTCGATCTGCAAGCGCACTACCTGAACGTGCCCCTGGTGGACCTGTTGGGCGGGGCGATTCGTGACGAGATTCCGTTCAGCGCCTATCTGTTTTTCAAATACGCGCAACACGTCGATTCCCCTTACAAACCGGACAATTGGGGCGAAGCCCTGAATGAGGAGCAGATCGTCGCCCAGGCGCGGCGGATGATTGAGGCTTACGGTTTCAAGAGCATCAAACTCAAAGCCGGGACGCTGCCACCGGAACATGAGGTGTCGTGCATCAAGGCACTGAAAAAAGCCTTCCCGGGTTATCCGTTGCGCATTGATCCGAATGGCAACTGGTCCCTGGAAACCTCGATTCGCATGGCCGAATTGCTCGGCGACGACTTGCAGTATTACGAGGACCCGACGCCGGGCCTTGAGGGCATGGCCGAACTGCACAAGCGCACCGGGTTGCCGCTGGCCACCAACATGGTGGTGACCGACTTCGATGAGTTCCGCCGCAGCGTGGCGCAAAACAGCGTGCAGATCGTGCTCGCCGATCACCACTATTGGGGCGGTCTGCGCGACACCCAGGCCCTGGCAAAGATGTGCGACACCTTCGGTCTCGGCGTGTCCATGCACTCCAATTCGCACTTGGGCATCAGCCTGATGGCCATGGCCCATGTCGCCGCCTCGGTGCCCAATCTCGATTACGCCTGCGACACCCATTACCCGTGGCAGGAACCGGATGAAGAGGTGATCAAGGGTGGCAAGCTGGCGATCATCGATGGCTGCGTCAAGATTACCCGTGCACCCGGGCTGGGCCTGGAGCTGGATCACGATCAACTGGGCAAGCTGCACGATCAATACCTGACCTGCGGCATCCGACAACGGGACGATGTGAAGCAGATGCAGCGCTACAAACCGGACTGGAAAGCGCTCAAGCCGCGTTTCTAA